The Chryseobacterium glaciei DNA window GGTGGGACTTGTTTTATATATTGAAGAATTAATAAACAATCTGGCTAATCGAGTTAATATCTCGTTAAATGTAAGCTCCAAATTTGAAAAGAAAAACATTTTCATTGAAGTGCAGGTGTACAGGATCATTCAGGAGTTTACAACCAATGTTCTGAAGCATTCTGAAGCTACGAGAATCTGGATTTATATTAAAGATAATCAGAAAAATCTGAGTGTAGTAATTTCTGATAACGGACAGAGTTTTGAGTACGATGCCGTAAAAAAAGGAATGGGAATTAAAAATATTGAGTCCAGAATAAAATCCATGAATGCTCTCCATAAATGGAAGAATGTTTTAAATAAAGGAAGCCGTTTAATTATTAAAATTCCATGTAACGATGAATCCGCAAATCAAAATAGCGCTAATTGATGACGAACAACTGATCCTCGAAGGGGTGAAAATGCTGTTGTCAACAGAAAAAAATATTTCAGTATCCTTAACGTGTA harbors:
- a CDS encoding sensor histidine kinase codes for the protein MLIIVVFVLLAYKFFIDRIIKEKNAQHEAEVLHQKRLVLENIKAQEEERKRIAVMIHDDIGNRLNILSLWLNNLDTKGDELIKKNISGQMSSLIDSARSISHSLYPVNLESVGLVLYIEELINNLANRVNISLNVSSKFEKKNIFIEVQVYRIIQEFTTNVLKHSEATRIWIYIKDNQKNLSVVISDNGQSFEYDAVKKGMGIKNIESRIKSMNALHKWKNVLNKGSRLIIKIPCNDESANQNSAN